Part of the Anopheles gambiae chromosome 3, idAnoGambNW_F1_1, whole genome shotgun sequence genome is shown below.
tacGGCATTAAAAGAAAGAACGCATTGCTTACATATGAAACTGTAGGGATTGAGATAGGACagcgaaataataataaaaaaaataaaaaaaggaagcaggcGATAAACTAATATATCAGTTGAATGAGAAAGATTAATACTGATAGGAAcggttaataataatattcaaaacaaaaattgaattacccttgcaagaaaatatttaatcaaGCAATTTGCTTGCAAGGGCGAAAGAGCGTCAAGCGCAAGACAGGCCGGGCGAAACTGGAAAGTAAAGGAAGTTGGGGAAGACGGACGACAGTCTTGTGGTTGATCAATTGAAGTAAGGTTGTGGGGAGGTTGAAAGCgaggaaataaagaaaaaagtttgataaaagtgaaaaaaatagataaaagtgaagaaaaatgtcCATCGATCACGACAGAAACCAAGATGTTTTAatatgacaaggtgaagttgttcagagtaaaatgacatttctcgtcATGACATCCCaactgacattttcgagcacgaataatcgggaattcgagcaaattcccttaaactggagccttaaacttccttTAAattgcaccagtttaagggaatatagaaaaaggcctttaaaatcaactgtgatgcggctttttcgttgttttcttttagattcgctcgaaaatgatgtttcctatcgttatagttggtcatgGAGCCATTTTAAACATATataatatcgattttttataaaataacatcacacaaaatttgcttttgtttttcataaaacATCAAAGCTACGAATGTAAAATgggctcgacggcatcgtgcatcgatagaagaaagtCAAATTTACGAACTCACCAAATCTTAGCGCTTTCAATACAcgtgatcacacacaaatttacaatttcaggcgtatcgagtactaatcgagcagatatggaaaaacactttcgagcaaatgtcacttgggataACTGTTCCGTAAGCTCCGGTATagaaatcggggagggctggtgttgggtaatgaaatttgtatgcagtgATTGACAGATGTCTCCCACAATGTcacccagcaaaagcgataaaaatcaaccttctaaatataTACACCTTGTATGAAACCAGTTATTTTTGtgtcaaaacgtgtggaatactCGGGTATGCCGGTTTGCCAACTTACGTTTGTAAAtttggttgccaactctacggaTAAAGCAGATCTGAATATGTAAAACACCTAACATGTTTTATCCACCTTGtctccaccacctgatctctttaatctACCTTGGTTCAACTCGACCATATGAACCACTGTGACGTCACAACGCCGCACAGTATATTGCAAACCATTGACTGAGGTGAGACCGAAAAACCGTTGCCGACAGCTGTTTGATTCGTTTGCCTCCATTTTCTTCCCTGTTTAAAAAAGGAAGCGCTTTCTCGTCAAGCACTTCGACGTAGTTCTAGTTTTGTTCGTGTCCTATGTCCCGTATTAGTGATTGAGTGTTTGTTTCGATATGATGTTAAAATTACATTATATTTGAGGGAAATTTGTTTCATAGTTGTATGAAATTACCCCATCTCTAAAAATAATGCGCTAAGAAGCATTCTCAAGCCAAGCGCTAAGTTCGGCACGCACGCACTAATCTGCTTACAGCGTTATTTGCTTGAATGTCTCAGCATTTATAGGTTTTGTcctctatatatatatacatatattgcAAGATAGACGCAATTGAATAAACTGGTGACAATCTGCAGTAATATCTAAACTAATAACAACCTGAAGCATTCAAGTGCGTATATAGTTGGCgaagcccacacacacatacatacaacgAAGCTTCCTTCGTCTTACGCGAAGCAACCTTAGACTCGCAAAACTAATCAACTATTTTCCTGCTTAGAAAAGTAAAGAAGCAACGAATAGTAAGTTGGTTAACTGTGCGAAAGGTATTCAGAATAGTGTTAAAAATGGCGGCGTTCCGAATTCATGAAGATTTGGAAAAGGAGAACCGCGTGCTGGCGCCTGtgggaggaaagaaaaacgcaaTCCTGGCATCTAACAATGGCGCTGGGGGGCTACCAGCTggaaaaaatgttattttacaTTCCATTGGCAttcagcaccagcaacaacggACTATGTTCAGCGTTCTCAGCAATGTCCAAAGCAATGTGGCGAATATGGAAAAGACTGTAAGTTCAAACTCAAATTAGCTGCCTTTGCAAGACATGTGTaggtaaagaaacaaaacaaattatttaacCATTAATGACAGGTAAAGGAGGGCAAAGTAAAAAATCTACGTCCAGGCGGTGCTGTTCTGTTGCCTAAGTCTGGAAAAGTGAGTGACGAGAATGCTGTGGAAGCTAAGCAGAATATACAGGTTAAGGCTGTTAAGAAATCATCCGTTCCAAATGAACCATTCAAAGGGTTCGAGATATACGACGAGTCGAAAGAAAATGTAAAGGAAATGTGTGTCCCTAAGAAAGATGACGCGATCCTAGAGAAGCGGTAAGTAGTTGGATGAAAGTTACGAGGCAAGATAGAAAAGCAAAGAAGTTGGTAATAATGGTAATTATACATTCTTGGTATCCGTAGCGCTCCTTTGCAAGAGCTAAAACATGCAGAACTGCTCGAAACTCCCATGTCAGTGGGAGAAAACTTTTCTCCAATGTCAATAGACAAGTCGACTAGCATAATTGTCGAAGAAGGACCCATCCCTAGGAACGATCGCGAGCGTTTCTTCGAGGTAGAGGAGTACCAGGAAGACATACTACTTTATCTTAAAGAAGCCGAAAAGCGCAATCGTCCGAAGCCGGGATATATGCTTAAACAGACTGACATAACCCATTCTATGCGCACAATTCTGGTCGATTGGTTGGTGGAGGTTTCCGAAGAATACAAACTGCAGGGAGAAACACTTGCCCTTGCCGTATCTTACATCGATCGATTCCTTAGCTTCATGTCGGTAGTTCGTGCCAAGCTTCAGTTGGTAGGCACAGCCGCCATGTTTATCGCAGCGTAAGCATAGCATAGCATAAGTATTAAAcgcattattttataaaaatctCACTTCCATCACCAATCGCAGCAAGTACGAAGAAATCTATCCACCGGACGTGAGcgagtttgtttacataaCAGATGATACGTACACCAAGACCCAAGTGTTGCGAATGGAGCAGCTCATACTGAAGGTTCTTTCATTTGATTTGACGGTACCAACTTCGTTGGTATTTACTAATACCTACTGTGTGATGAACGACGTACCCGATAAAgttaaatatttaacaatGGTAATATTTAAGCTTCCTTATGTATTTCACTTGTTTTCGAGACCATTGTGAATTCATTTCGATTTTCATTTTGCAGTATCTTTGCGAGTTGTCATTGCTGGAAGCAGATCCATTCCT
Proteins encoded:
- the LOC1280302 gene encoding G2/mitotic-specific cyclin-A isoform X2 — translated: MTRKVKKQRIVSWLTVRKVFRIVLKMAAFRIHEDLEKENRVLAPVGGKKNAILASNNGAGGLPAGKNVILHSIGIQHQQQRTMFSVLSNVQSNVANMEKTVKEGKVKNLRPGGAVLLPKSGKVSDENAVEAKQNIQVKAVKKSSVPNEPFKGFEIYDESKENVKEMCVPKKDDAILEKRAPLQELKHAELLETPMSVGENFSPMSIDKSTSIIVEEGPIPRNDRERFFEVEEYQEDILLYLKEAEKRNRPKPGYMLKQTDITHSMRTILVDWLVEVSEEYKLQGETLALAVSYIDRFLSFMSVVRAKLQLVGTAAMFIAAKYEEIYPPDVSEFVYITDDTYTKTQVLRMEQLILKVLSFDLTVPTSLVFTNTYCVMNDVPDKVKYLTMYLCELSLLEADPFLTYMPSKIAAGALALARRTLDLPMWSKMLENNTGYKLVDMRDIILDLNKTHVDAVTMQQQAIQEKYKSKTYHEVASLPATEITKESFDKICATLCNSSAATLLLSNTDSELLKEMGRENPSNLLFV
- the LOC1280302 gene encoding G2/mitotic-specific cyclin-A isoform X1; the protein is MAAFRIHEDLEKENRVLAPVGGKKNAILASNNGAGGLPAGKNVILHSIGIQHQQQRTMFSVLSNVQSNVANMEKTVKEGKVKNLRPGGAVLLPKSGKVSDENAVEAKQNIQVKAVKKSSVPNEPFKGFEIYDESKENVKEMCVPKKDDAILEKRAPLQELKHAELLETPMSVGENFSPMSIDKSTSIIVEEGPIPRNDRERFFEVEEYQEDILLYLKEAEKRNRPKPGYMLKQTDITHSMRTILVDWLVEVSEEYKLQGETLALAVSYIDRFLSFMSVVRAKLQLVGTAAMFIAAKYEEIYPPDVSEFVYITDDTYTKTQVLRMEQLILKVLSFDLTVPTSLVFTNTYCVMNDVPDKVKYLTMYLCELSLLEADPFLTYMPSKIAAGALALARRTLDLPMWSKMLENNTGYKLVDMRDIILDLNKTHVDAVTMQQQAIQEKYKSKTYHEVASLPATEITKESFDKICATLCNSSAATLLLSNTDSELLKEMGRENPSNLLFV